The following proteins are encoded in a genomic region of Takifugu flavidus isolate HTHZ2018 chromosome 3, ASM371156v2, whole genome shotgun sequence:
- the klc2 gene encoding kinesin light chain 2 isoform X2 yields MSTMVYPREEALERLSQDEIVLNTKAVMQGLETLRGEHTQILNSLLDCAQPPVTQEKSGLLRKSLEAIELGLGEAQVIIALSGHLSAVESEKQKLRAQVRRLCQENQWLRDELAGTQHKLQRSEQSVAQLEEEKKHLEFMNQIKKFDDDASPSEDKNQSGGGGGGGADTSKDSLDDLFPNDDDQGPAQPSGEVAAQQGGYEIPARLRTLHNLVIQYASQGRYEVAVPLCKQALEDLEKTSGHDHPDVATMLNILALVYRDQNKYKEAAHLLNDALAIREKTLGKDHPAVAATLNNLAVLYGKRGKYKEAEPLCKRALEIREKVLGKFHPDVAKQLNNLALLCQNQGKYDEVEYYYRRALEIYESKLGADDPNVAKTKNNLATCYLKQGKFKDAETLYKEILTRAHEKEFGSVNNDNKPIWMHAEEREESKDKRRDAGPYVEYGSWYKACKVDSPTVNTTLKSLGALYRRQGKLEAAETLEECASKSRKQGIDAINQSKVVELLKDGGGGDRRHNRDGLNGPGGQGGESEGDDSAEWSGDGNGSLRRSGSFGKIRDALRRSSEMLVKKLQGSGPQEPRNPGMKRASSLNFLNKSTEESVQDANSGFSDCRGLSASNVDLSRRNSLIG; encoded by the exons ATGTCCACCATGGTGTATCCTCGTGAAGAAGCCCTGGAGCGACTGAGCCAGGATGAGATCGTCCTCAACACCAAGGCCGTCATGCAGGGGCTGGAGACGCTGCGCGGCGAGCACACCCAGATCCTCAACTCGCTGCTGGACTGCGCCCAGCCGCCCGTCACGCAGGAGAAATCGGGCCTGCTCCGCAAGAGCCTGGAGGCCATCGAGCTGGGCCTGGGCGAGGCGCAG GTGATCATCGCTTTGTCCGGCCACCTGAGCGCCGTGGAGTCGGAGAAGCAGAAGCTGCGCGCTCAGGTGCGCCGCCTCTGCCAGGAGAACCAGTGGCTGCGGGACGAGCTGGCGGGGACGCAGCACAAGCTGCAGCGCAGCGAGCAGAGCGtcgcccagctggaggaggagaagaagcacCTGGAGTTCATGAACCAGATCAAGAAGTTTGACGATGACGCGTCACCTTCTGAGGACAAGAACCAgagtggcggcggcggagggggaggggcggaCACTTCGAAGGACAGCCTGGACGATCTGTTCCCCAACGACGACGACCAGGGACCAG CCCAGCCGAGCGGCGAGGTGGCGGCCCAGCAGGGCGGGTATGAGATCCCAGCCCGCCTTCGGACGCTCCACAACCTGGTGATCCAGTACGCCTCGCAGGGGCGGTACGAGGTGGCGGTGCCGCTGTGCAAGCAGGCCCTGGAAGACCTGGAGAAAACATCTGGCCACGACCACCCCGATGTGGCCACCATGCTTAACATCCTGGCACTGGTGTACAG GGATCAGAACAAGTACAAAGAAGCGGCTCACCTCCTGAACGACGCCCTCGCCATCAGGGAGAAAACGCTGGGGAAAGACCACCCGGCCGTGGCGGCGACCCTCAACAACCTTGCCGTGCTGTACGGGAAGAGAGGCAAATACAAGGAGGCGGAGCCTCTCTGCAAGAGAGCGCTGGAGATCAGAGAGAAG GTGTTGGGGAAGTTCCACCCAGATGTGGCCAAGCAGCTGAACAACCTGGCGCTGCTGTGCCAGAACCAGGGCAAGTACGACGAGGTGGAGTACTACTACAGACGAGCACTGGAGATCTACGAGTCCAAGCTGGGGGCCGACGACCCCAACGTGGCCAAGACCAAGAATAACCTG GCCACCTGCTACCTGAAGCAGGGCAAGTTCAAGGACGCCGAAACGCTTTACAAAGAGATCCTGACCCGAGCGCACGAGAAGGAGTTCGGCTCCGTCAACA ATGATAATAAGCCGATCTGGATGCACgcagaggagcgggaggagagcaAG GACAAACGCAGGGACGCCGGTCCCTACGTGGAGTATGGGAGCTGGTATAAAGCCTGCAAGGTGGACAG CCCCACCGTGAATACGACCCTCAAGAGTCTGGGAGCGCTGTACCGCCGCCAGGGCAAACTGGAGGCCGCGGAGACGCTGGAAGAGTGCGCCAGCAAGTCTCGCAAGCAG ggCATCGACGCCATCAACCAGAGTAAGGtcgtggagctgctgaaggacggCGGTGGCGGCGACCGGCGACACAACAGGGACGGGCTCAACGGGCCAGGGGGCCAGGGGGGGGAGAGCGAGGGCGACGATTCGGCCGAGTGGAGCGGG GACGGCAACGGGTCCCTCCGCCGCAGCGGCTCCTTCGGGAAGATCCGCGACGCTCTGAGGCGGAGCAGCGAGATGCTGGTGAAGAAGCTGCAGGGCAGTGGACCGCAGGAGCCGCGCAACCCCGG GATGAAGAGGGCGAGCTCCCTCAACTTCCTCAACAAAAGCACCGAAGAGAGCGTGCAG gACGCCAACTCCGGCTTCTCCGACTGCAGGGGGCTGAGCGCCAGCAACGTGGACCTGTCCAGACGCAACTCCCTGATTGGCTAG
- the klc2 gene encoding kinesin light chain 2 isoform X1: MSTMVYPREEALERLSQDEIVLNTKAVMQGLETLRGEHTQILNSLLDCAQPPVTQEKSGLLRKSLEAIELGLGEAQVIIALSGHLSAVESEKQKLRAQVRRLCQENQWLRDELAGTQHKLQRSEQSVAQLEEEKKHLEFMNQIKKFDDDASPSEDKNQSGGGGGGGADTSKDSLDDLFPNDDDQGPGMMSALWSAASTAAYLTPLSSGAAQPSGEVAAQQGGYEIPARLRTLHNLVIQYASQGRYEVAVPLCKQALEDLEKTSGHDHPDVATMLNILALVYRDQNKYKEAAHLLNDALAIREKTLGKDHPAVAATLNNLAVLYGKRGKYKEAEPLCKRALEIREKVLGKFHPDVAKQLNNLALLCQNQGKYDEVEYYYRRALEIYESKLGADDPNVAKTKNNLATCYLKQGKFKDAETLYKEILTRAHEKEFGSVNNDNKPIWMHAEEREESKDKRRDAGPYVEYGSWYKACKVDSPTVNTTLKSLGALYRRQGKLEAAETLEECASKSRKQGIDAINQSKVVELLKDGGGGDRRHNRDGLNGPGGQGGESEGDDSAEWSGDGNGSLRRSGSFGKIRDALRRSSEMLVKKLQGSGPQEPRNPGMKRASSLNFLNKSTEESVQDANSGFSDCRGLSASNVDLSRRNSLIG; encoded by the exons ATGTCCACCATGGTGTATCCTCGTGAAGAAGCCCTGGAGCGACTGAGCCAGGATGAGATCGTCCTCAACACCAAGGCCGTCATGCAGGGGCTGGAGACGCTGCGCGGCGAGCACACCCAGATCCTCAACTCGCTGCTGGACTGCGCCCAGCCGCCCGTCACGCAGGAGAAATCGGGCCTGCTCCGCAAGAGCCTGGAGGCCATCGAGCTGGGCCTGGGCGAGGCGCAG GTGATCATCGCTTTGTCCGGCCACCTGAGCGCCGTGGAGTCGGAGAAGCAGAAGCTGCGCGCTCAGGTGCGCCGCCTCTGCCAGGAGAACCAGTGGCTGCGGGACGAGCTGGCGGGGACGCAGCACAAGCTGCAGCGCAGCGAGCAGAGCGtcgcccagctggaggaggagaagaagcacCTGGAGTTCATGAACCAGATCAAGAAGTTTGACGATGACGCGTCACCTTCTGAGGACAAGAACCAgagtggcggcggcggagggggaggggcggaCACTTCGAAGGACAGCCTGGACGATCTGTTCCCCAACGACGACGACCAGGGACCAGGTATGATGTCGGCACTCTGGAGTGCGGCCTCGACGGCGGCTTATCTAACGCCCCTCTCCTCTGGCGCAGCCCAGCCGAGCGGCGAGGTGGCGGCCCAGCAGGGCGGGTATGAGATCCCAGCCCGCCTTCGGACGCTCCACAACCTGGTGATCCAGTACGCCTCGCAGGGGCGGTACGAGGTGGCGGTGCCGCTGTGCAAGCAGGCCCTGGAAGACCTGGAGAAAACATCTGGCCACGACCACCCCGATGTGGCCACCATGCTTAACATCCTGGCACTGGTGTACAG GGATCAGAACAAGTACAAAGAAGCGGCTCACCTCCTGAACGACGCCCTCGCCATCAGGGAGAAAACGCTGGGGAAAGACCACCCGGCCGTGGCGGCGACCCTCAACAACCTTGCCGTGCTGTACGGGAAGAGAGGCAAATACAAGGAGGCGGAGCCTCTCTGCAAGAGAGCGCTGGAGATCAGAGAGAAG GTGTTGGGGAAGTTCCACCCAGATGTGGCCAAGCAGCTGAACAACCTGGCGCTGCTGTGCCAGAACCAGGGCAAGTACGACGAGGTGGAGTACTACTACAGACGAGCACTGGAGATCTACGAGTCCAAGCTGGGGGCCGACGACCCCAACGTGGCCAAGACCAAGAATAACCTG GCCACCTGCTACCTGAAGCAGGGCAAGTTCAAGGACGCCGAAACGCTTTACAAAGAGATCCTGACCCGAGCGCACGAGAAGGAGTTCGGCTCCGTCAACA ATGATAATAAGCCGATCTGGATGCACgcagaggagcgggaggagagcaAG GACAAACGCAGGGACGCCGGTCCCTACGTGGAGTATGGGAGCTGGTATAAAGCCTGCAAGGTGGACAG CCCCACCGTGAATACGACCCTCAAGAGTCTGGGAGCGCTGTACCGCCGCCAGGGCAAACTGGAGGCCGCGGAGACGCTGGAAGAGTGCGCCAGCAAGTCTCGCAAGCAG ggCATCGACGCCATCAACCAGAGTAAGGtcgtggagctgctgaaggacggCGGTGGCGGCGACCGGCGACACAACAGGGACGGGCTCAACGGGCCAGGGGGCCAGGGGGGGGAGAGCGAGGGCGACGATTCGGCCGAGTGGAGCGGG GACGGCAACGGGTCCCTCCGCCGCAGCGGCTCCTTCGGGAAGATCCGCGACGCTCTGAGGCGGAGCAGCGAGATGCTGGTGAAGAAGCTGCAGGGCAGTGGACCGCAGGAGCCGCGCAACCCCGG GATGAAGAGGGCGAGCTCCCTCAACTTCCTCAACAAAAGCACCGAAGAGAGCGTGCAG gACGCCAACTCCGGCTTCTCCGACTGCAGGGGGCTGAGCGCCAGCAACGTGGACCTGTCCAGACGCAACTCCCTGATTGGCTAG